In Granulicella mallensis MP5ACTX8, the sequence TGGAGCGAAGTTCAGCTTTGTCTCCGGAGAGAACATCGCCCAGGCCGTGGCCCAGGCCAAGGCTGCAGACGTAGCCGTGGTCTTCGCCTGGCAGTGGGAGGCCGAGGACTTCGACCTGCCGAACCTGTCGCTACCCAATGAGCAGGACAAGCTGATCGAAGCAGTCACCGCTGCTAACCCTCGTACGGTAGTCGTATTGGAGACCGGTACTGCCGTGACCATGCCCTGGCTGGAGAAGACGGGTGCCGTTCTGGAGGCGTGGTTTGCCGGATCGAAGGGCGCGGATGCCGTTGCGAACCTGCTCTTTGGCGACGTAAACCCCAGCGGCAAGCTGCCGATGACCTTCCCTCGGAGCGAGGCCGACCTGCCGCGTCCGACGGTCGCCAAGCCGCCTGCCGGATCTAAGAATGGAACGCTCTCCTTCAAGGTGGACTATAGCGAGGGAGTTAAGGTCGGCTACAAGTGGTACGACGCCGAGCACAAGCCGGTGCTCTTTCCGTTCGGCTTCGGGTTGTCCTACACGAGCTACAGCTATTCAGGGTTGACTGTTTCGCCGGACGGTTCCAGCGTCAGTTTCACGGTAGCCAATACCGGGCACAGGGCCGGGGCTGAGATCGCAGAGGTCTACGCGTCGCTGCCCGAGTCGGCAGGGGAGCCGCCGAAGCGGTTGATCGGCTGGCAGAAGGTTGAACTGGCTGCGGGTGAGAGCAAGTTCATTCGTCTGGCAATTGATCCCACCTATCTCTCGATCTGGGATGAGGTTGCCAAGAAGTTTGTGCGGCCTTCAGGAAGCTATCGGGTGATGGTTGGCGGTTCGTCGGCGGAGCTGCCGCTGACGAAGGAGATCAGCCTGCAGTAAGTGATTACGAAGCCGAGCTCCTTTGGAGTTCGGCTCCGTATCCTTTTCTCCTAAGCTATTCGCAAAGCTCTAGGTCGTGTCTGATAAATCGGAGATAGAGCGAAACCAAACTCGTTGCACGCATAGCTTTGTTCTTCGTTTCCCCACAGAATCGTCATCCTGAGCGGAGCGTCCCAGCTTTTGGGGACGCGGAGTCGAAGGACCCCGAGGGGTGACCTCTTGCCTATGCCCTTTGGAGCTTTTCTACCTCGAGCGCTCGTGCCTGAACTCTCGTGCGGGAAAAGATCCCGACCTTCTGGGTGAGATCAAGTCCTTCGGGGTCCTTCGACTGCGCACCTCGCAAAAAACGCGAGGCGCTACGCTCAGGATGACGTCTCTGTGGGTGGAACAAAATATCTGATTTGTTGTTGTCCCCGATTCGTCGGGCACTACTTAATGCGCCCCGGCAGGTGGTTTGCCCGGCTTCACCTTCTTGAAGAACCACACGATGATCACGCAGAAGAAGCAAAGCAGCGAAAGCCAGCGGAAGACGTCAACGTAAGCCCAGCTTGAAGCTTGCTGTCCAAGTTGCTGATATAAAGTGGCTTGTGCTGGATGGGATGCGTTTGCTGGGCCGTACGCTCCGGTCAGGGCCTGCGTGGTGTTGTGGAGTGAGTTCTGGAACTGCTGGCCGCTACGCGGCACATAGTTGGTGATCTCGCTCTGGTGAACGGCGGCCCGCCGTGTCAGCAGGGTGGTGGCGATGGAGATGCCGATCGAGCCACCTACGTTACGCATCAGGTTGAAGAGACCGCTGGCATTTCCGATCTGTTCGTTCTTGAGCGTGCCATAGGCCGCCGTGCTGATCGGCACAAAGACAAAGCTCAATCCGAACCCGGTGATGAGAATCGGCAGGAAGAGCGTGGTGGGCGAGACCTGAAGCGTAATCGAACCGAAGTACAGGGTCGTGAGGCCGAAGGTCAGAAAGCCGAAGGTCAGCAGGTAGCGTGGATCGACCTTGTTGGAGAGGTAGCCGATCACGGGCATACCGCAGATAGCTCCGAGGCCTCTAGGGGCGACGACGAGACCGGCGGTGAACGCCGTGTAGCCGAGCAGTTCCTGATAAAACAGCGGCAGAACCGTGACCGTGGAATAGATGCCGATGCCGAACATGAAGATGAGGATCGAACCCAGTAGAAAGTTCCGGTCTTTGAGGACGCGGAGATCGACCAGCGGATCTTTCTTGAACCACGACTGGTAGCAGAACCAGACGAAGGCTATGACCATGGCGAGGAACGCCCAGCGTACCCAAAGCGCTCCAAACCAGTCGACCTCCTGGCCCTTGTCAAGGATGATCTGAAGGCAGCCGGTCCAGACGATAAGGGTTCCGAAGCCGATATTGTCAAAGGCAGGAACCTTTGCATTCTTGATATACGGCGGATCCTGAATGTAACGGTTAATCATGTAGAGGGCCAACGCGCCCACGGGAATATTGATGTAGAAGGCATAACGCCAGGAGTAGGTATCGGTCAGCCAGCCACCGAGGGTGGGTCCAAGAACCGGCGCCACGACCACTCCGAAGGCGAAGACGGCCATGGCGACGCCACGTTTGCGAGGCGGAAAGCTTTCGAGCAGGATGGCCTGTGAGAGGGGCTGGAGAGCGCCGCCACCAGCTCCCTGGATGACGCGGGCCACCAGCATGAGGGCCAGGGTGGGGGCGGCTCCGCAGGCAAAGCTGGCGGCCGTGAAGATGGCGACGCAGCTCATGAGGAAGCGCTTGCGGCCAAAGCGCAGGGAAAACCAGTTGGACGCCGGGAGGATGATGGCATTCGCCACCAGGTAGCTGGTGAGCACCCAGGTGGCTTCGTCGTTGGAGGCTGAGAGCGAGCCGGCAATATAGGGCAGCGCGACAGAGGCGATGGCGGTGTCGAGCACCTCCATAAAGGTGGCGAGCATGACCGCGGCGGCGATCAGCCACGGGTTTACACCCTTCGTCACACTCAGGGTATCTGGCTGCGTGGATGCGGCGTCGGCTGTTGCGGCGGCGGCCATACTGTTGATCGTGCTCCAGGGGAAGAGTCGAAACAGGCTGCAAGCGTTGCAGCTTCAGGGTTGGATGCCATGCAGCGAAAGGGGTTGTGATGCCCCGAACGATGATCGCTCATGAAGCGTATTAAAACGGGGGCCGATAAAGCTTAAGGAAAACTTGAAGAAGAGATCTTACTCGATTGCGACAGGAGGTTTCATGGGGAAGTGCCGTTTGAGCCGCAGGAAGGGCAGTTCCAGGAGGTGGAACGAGATCCATGAGATCAACAGCGTAGCTGAAAAAGCCAGGATAAGTTTGGTGACCAGATAGCGTTGGTCTGAGTTCGAGTGAGTCAAATGGCGGGTGATGGAGCTATAGGTCGGCTGCAGCAGGATGTGGAAGACGTAAAAGCCGTAGCTGATGCGGCCGATGAATCGCAGAGGTGCTGTCGAACAAAGGCTACGTGGAACGCCATTGCGCAGAAGGAGAGCGATAGCCGCGGCAGCCGCCAGGCTGAATGCAGGAAGGCCCAGAACAAACTGCAGGTTGGAGATGAGCATGAAGCTGTGGGAGCTGAGGCTGGAGAAGAGGTAAAGCGCAAGCCCGACGAAGAAGGCAGGCATCGCGAGCCGTTCGATCAGTGCCTTTTCCGGGCCTCGCCAGGCGATGGCCAGGTAGGCGCCGAGGGCAAAGGCTCCGGCGTGAACCAGGAGGAAATCTCTGAAAGAGTAGGCCACCTGACCCGAGACCAGGGGAAGCCCATAGATCGCGATTCGAAAGGCAGCCGAGACCGCGAACGTCCAAAGACTGAGCCAGAAGGCCCCGCGGCGGCTGCGAACGGTTAGCAGGAGGAGGGGCCAGAGTAGATAGAACTGCTCTTCCACCGCCATGCTCCATAGATGGTAGAGCGACAGTGGAGTTGGGATCGATTGGACAAGGTCCTCCAGCCTCGGAAGATTCTGCAGAAAAAAGACATAGATGGCAAACGGCCAAACGAGATGAACATTGCGCCAGGCAACAATCAGGCCCAGGGCGCTCAGCGCGAGGGCTGTGTAGTACAGGGGGAAGATGCGCAGCAGGCGGCGGGTGTAGAAGTTGCGGCGCCAGTGCTGGTTGCCCCTGGAATCCCACAGGCTCCCCGTGATGAGAAACCCTGAGAGGGTAAAGAACACTACGACTCCGATCCATCCGGAGGAGGAGAAGTAGCCGAAGAGGCGAATGGCAAGATGCGGTGATTTAAGCCCGCCACCGTAGTGGAAGAAGAACACCAGCATGACCGCAATGCCGCGCAAACCATCGAGCGCGGGGTCGCGATGCGCTGTGGGGTCGGATGGCTGCCTCGTGGTCACTGTTGGCAAGCGTAGAGAGTGCTGCGACGAGAGTCAAACGGGGCAGGGTCAAGAGATCCGGAAGATCGTGACCACGGACGAAGCGGCATGGTAGGTTCGGAGGAATGAACGAGATCGAAGCGGTGGGTGTAGGTGTCCTGGCAGGCACGGCACCCGGTGAAGAAGGGCGAACCAGCGAGCGGCCCTGGCTGTTTGGTTTGCTGGTCGCGCCGATGGCGGTGCTGGCGAACGGCATCATCCAGGGAGTGCTGTCGTTCCTGATGCGGCGGCAGGGCGTAGGCGTAGGGCGGAGTTCGGAGATTATCTCGCTGCTCATTCTGCCGCAGACGATCTACTTTCTCTGGAGCCCGATTACGGACTTCCTGATGCGGCGGCGGACCTGGCTGATGATGGGTTCGGTAGCAGCAGGCGTTCTGATGGCGCTCGCGTTCCATCAGAAGAACCTGGCGTCGCATACGGCGGTAGCGGTGCTGTTTCTCAGTGCCTGCTGCGGGCAGTTGGTGGTTTCAGGTTGCGGCGGCATGATGGGAGCCCTACGGATCGAGCGGTCGCGGCGGATCGCGGGCAGCTTTTATCAGGGTGGATCGCTGGCGTTCGGGGCGATCGCCATCTTCGTGCTGGCCATGCTGGCCGAGAGGATGGGGCAGGGGATGCTTGGCATTGTGGCCGGAGCGCTGATCGCGGTGCCCTCGTTGTTGGCCTTGGCAGCTCCCGAGCAGAAGCTGATTACGACGGAGCGGCTGGGGCAGACGATCGGCAGGATTGGAAGCGAGTTCAAGAACACGTTCTGGCGCTGGAAGGCGATTCCTTACACGCTGACGATGCTGTTTCCCATTGCCAGCGGGTCGGCGATCGGGTTGCTTCCCAGTGTGGCGCAGGACTATGGGGTGAACGTCCATCAGATGGCGTGGATGAACGGAGTCGCCGGAGCCCTGCTGATGGCTGCCGGGTCGCTGGCCGCGACACTGATTCCGGCACGGATTCGGGCTTCCGTAGGGTATCTGACGGTAGCACTGATCAATGCCGCGACCCTGGGAATCCTGTGGCTGGGACCACAGCGGCCTACTACCTATTACCTGGGAGTGACGCTCTATCTGTTTACGATCGGTACCTGCTATGCGATGTTCACGGCGGTGGTGCTCGAATTTCTGGGGTATTCGGGCAAGAGCGGCAGCGGAAGATACTCGATCATCAATTCGCTGGGGAATGTGCCGGTTGCTTATATGACCGCGCTGGACGGCTGGGGTGGAAATCGATGGGGAGCTCGAGGACTTTCGGGCACCGAGGCAGTCGCCGGGGCGGTGGGAGCGTCCATCCTTTTAGCGTATTTTTTGACGCGAAAGACTCAGACGGCAGAGGTACTTATCGCTCCTTGAGGATTGTGCAACCAAAGACGGTAATTCTCATCATATAAGTTGACAGTAAGTCACTCACATGCGAGCATGGTGAGGGTCAAAAGGATTTTCGGGCTACGGCCCATACAGGGGACAGGATTATGGGAAAGATTATCGGTATTGATCTTGGAACAACAAATAGCTGCGTTGCCGTGATGGAAGGCGGCGAGCCGAAGGTAATTGCCAACGAAGAGGGCGGACGCACAACACCGTCGATCGTGGCGTTTACCAAGAGCGGCGAGCGGTTGGTAGGCCAGGTCGCGAAGCGGCAGGCAATTACCAACCCGGAGAATACGGTTTACTCCATCAAGCGTTTTATGGGCCGTCGCGCGAACGAAGTGAACGACGAGATGCGGATGGTTCCGTACAAGGTCGTTCCGCAGGGCGATCACCTGGCCGTGCTGGCACAGGGCAAGGAGTACACCGCGCCTGAGGTTTCGGCGATGATTCTGCAGAAGCTGAAGAAGGCTGCGGAAGACTACCTTGGCACCAGCGTGACCGAGGCCGTCATCACCGTTCCGGCGTACTTCAACGACGCGCAGCGGCAGGCCACCAAGGACGCCGGCAAGATCGCCGGTCTCGATGTGAAGCGCATCGTCAACGAGCCGACGGCGGCAGCTTTGGCCTACGGTCTCGACAAGAAGAAGGACGAGACGATTGCGGTCTATGACTTCGGCGGCGGTACGTTCGACGTCTCGATTCTCGAAGTGGGCGATGGCGTGATCGAGGTGAAATCGACCAATGGCGATACGCACCTGGGCGGTGACAATCTCGACCAGCGCATCGTGGACTGGCTCATCTCGGAGTTCAAAAGCGAGAGCGGTCTGGACCTGAGCTCGAAGGGCAATGAGATGGCCCTGCAGCGCCTGAAGGATGCCGCGGAGCGCGCCAAGATTGAGCTTTCGACCGCGCAGGAGACAGAGATCAACCTGCCGTTCATTACGGCTGACGCCAGCGGACCGAAGCATCTGGTTCGCACGCTGAGCCGCGCCAAGCTGGAGTCGCTGGTTGACGATCTGCTGCAGAAGTCGGTTGGACCCTGCAAGCAGGCTCTGAAGGATGCCGGTATCGACGCGTCGAAGATCGACGAGGTCGTTCTGGTCGGTGGTCAGACCCGCATGCCGAAGATCCAGCAGTTGGTGAAGGAGCTGTTCGGCAAAGAGCCGCACAAGGGCGTGAACCCTGACGAAGTCGTCGCGATCGGTGCGGCGGTGCAGGCAGGCGTGCTCGCAGGCGATGTCAAGGACCTGCTGCTGCTCGATGTGACTCCTCTGACCTTGTCGATTGAGACGATGGGCGGCGTGGCGACGGGAATGATTCCGCGCAACACGACCATCCCGACCAAGAAGACGGAGACCTTCTCGACGGCTGCGGACAACCAGACTGAGGTTGAGGTTCACGTCCTGCAGGGCGAGCGTCCGATGGCGAACCAGAACCGTACGCTGGGCAAGTTCAAGCTGAGCGGAATTCCTTCGGCTCCGCGTGGCGTGCCGCAGATCGAGGTCACCTTCGACATCGATGCGAACGGCATCCTGAATGTGACGGCGAAAGACAACGCGACCGGCAAGGACCAGAAGATCACGATCACGAGCTCTTCGGGTCTGAGCAAGGAAGAGGTTGAGCGCATGGCGAAGGAAGCCGAGGCGCACGCTGCCGAGGACAAGGAAGCCAAGGAGAAGATCGAAGCCCGCAATCAGCTCGACTCGATGGTTTACAACGTCGAGAAGATGCTGAAGGACGGCGGCGAGAAGGTGGATGCTGCGGACAAGGGCGATGTTGAAACTGCCCTGGCCGACGCGAAGACCACGCTTACGGGCGATCCTGGCGCGACTGAGCTGAACGCAGCACGCGAACGCCTGACCACGGCAAGCCACAAGCTGGCCGAGGCTCTGTACAAGGCAAACGCTGCGGGCGCTCCGACCGACGGCGGTGCTGCCGCGGCGGGCACAGCGGACGAGCCGAAGAAGGACGAAGGCGTGATCGATGCGGAATATGTCGACACGGATCACAAGTAACGCATCGAACTAATTGTGGGTGTTGCGCGTAATAGGAGGAGGAGCTTCGAAGCTGGAGTCTCCTCCT encodes:
- a CDS encoding DHA2 family efflux MFS transporter permease subunit — translated: MAAAATADAASTQPDTLSVTKGVNPWLIAAAVMLATFMEVLDTAIASVALPYIAGSLSASNDEATWVLTSYLVANAIILPASNWFSLRFGRKRFLMSCVAIFTAASFACGAAPTLALMLVARVIQGAGGGALQPLSQAILLESFPPRKRGVAMAVFAFGVVVAPVLGPTLGGWLTDTYSWRYAFYINIPVGALALYMINRYIQDPPYIKNAKVPAFDNIGFGTLIVWTGCLQIILDKGQEVDWFGALWVRWAFLAMVIAFVWFCYQSWFKKDPLVDLRVLKDRNFLLGSILIFMFGIGIYSTVTVLPLFYQELLGYTAFTAGLVVAPRGLGAICGMPVIGYLSNKVDPRYLLTFGFLTFGLTTLYFGSITLQVSPTTLFLPILITGFGLSFVFVPISTAAYGTLKNEQIGNASGLFNLMRNVGGSIGISIATTLLTRRAAVHQSEITNYVPRSGQQFQNSLHNTTQALTGAYGPANASHPAQATLYQQLGQQASSWAYVDVFRWLSLLCFFCVIIVWFFKKVKPGKPPAGAH
- a CDS encoding acyltransferase family protein — translated: MTTRQPSDPTAHRDPALDGLRGIAVMLVFFFHYGGGLKSPHLAIRLFGYFSSSGWIGVVVFFTLSGFLITGSLWDSRGNQHWRRNFYTRRLLRIFPLYYTALALSALGLIVAWRNVHLVWPFAIYVFFLQNLPRLEDLVQSIPTPLSLYHLWSMAVEEQFYLLWPLLLLTVRSRRGAFWLSLWTFAVSAAFRIAIYGLPLVSGQVAYSFRDFLLVHAGAFALGAYLAIAWRGPEKALIERLAMPAFFVGLALYLFSSLSSHSFMLISNLQFVLGLPAFSLAAAAAIALLLRNGVPRSLCSTAPLRFIGRISYGFYVFHILLQPTYSSITRHLTHSNSDQRYLVTKLILAFSATLLISWISFHLLELPFLRLKRHFPMKPPVAIE
- a CDS encoding MFS transporter produces the protein MNEIEAVGVGVLAGTAPGEEGRTSERPWLFGLLVAPMAVLANGIIQGVLSFLMRRQGVGVGRSSEIISLLILPQTIYFLWSPITDFLMRRRTWLMMGSVAAGVLMALAFHQKNLASHTAVAVLFLSACCGQLVVSGCGGMMGALRIERSRRIAGSFYQGGSLAFGAIAIFVLAMLAERMGQGMLGIVAGALIAVPSLLALAAPEQKLITTERLGQTIGRIGSEFKNTFWRWKAIPYTLTMLFPIASGSAIGLLPSVAQDYGVNVHQMAWMNGVAGALLMAAGSLAATLIPARIRASVGYLTVALINAATLGILWLGPQRPTTYYLGVTLYLFTIGTCYAMFTAVVLEFLGYSGKSGSGRYSIINSLGNVPVAYMTALDGWGGNRWGARGLSGTEAVAGAVGASILLAYFLTRKTQTAEVLIAP
- the dnaK gene encoding molecular chaperone DnaK encodes the protein MGKIIGIDLGTTNSCVAVMEGGEPKVIANEEGGRTTPSIVAFTKSGERLVGQVAKRQAITNPENTVYSIKRFMGRRANEVNDEMRMVPYKVVPQGDHLAVLAQGKEYTAPEVSAMILQKLKKAAEDYLGTSVTEAVITVPAYFNDAQRQATKDAGKIAGLDVKRIVNEPTAAALAYGLDKKKDETIAVYDFGGGTFDVSILEVGDGVIEVKSTNGDTHLGGDNLDQRIVDWLISEFKSESGLDLSSKGNEMALQRLKDAAERAKIELSTAQETEINLPFITADASGPKHLVRTLSRAKLESLVDDLLQKSVGPCKQALKDAGIDASKIDEVVLVGGQTRMPKIQQLVKELFGKEPHKGVNPDEVVAIGAAVQAGVLAGDVKDLLLLDVTPLTLSIETMGGVATGMIPRNTTIPTKKTETFSTAADNQTEVEVHVLQGERPMANQNRTLGKFKLSGIPSAPRGVPQIEVTFDIDANGILNVTAKDNATGKDQKITITSSSGLSKEEVERMAKEAEAHAAEDKEAKEKIEARNQLDSMVYNVEKMLKDGGEKVDAADKGDVETALADAKTTLTGDPGATELNAARERLTTASHKLAEALYKANAAGAPTDGGAAAAGTADEPKKDEGVIDAEYVDTDHK